The sequence below is a genomic window from Sphingobacterium sp. ML3W.
CTTTTGGTTCACCTGCCTCTGCTGACCCCAATCTTGAAGAAGAATTTGATCAGAATAGGCAAGTTATGTCAATTTCAGGAGTTCAGGAGAAATTTTCACTCTTATTGGATAAGAACAAGCTTAGGCTTATTCAAGAAGGGGAACAGGGTAGTTATATTCTGAAGCCTATTCCGAATGCCGGTACACGTAAAGACCAGATGCCCGCAAACGAGCATCTGACTATGCAGATGGCTAGACAGGTCTATGGTATTGATACGGCAGACAATGCACTGATCTTCTTCAATGACGGTCAGCCGGCATATCTGACGAAACGGTTTGATCTAAACAAGGATGGTAGCAAGCTTGCCCAAGATGATTTCGCATCATTGGCAGGACGAACCCCCCAGACCCACGGTTCGGATTATAAATATCAGGGAAACTACCTGCAGATTTTCGAATTGATGCAACGGTTTGTGCCGGCTTATGCGATTGAAGCGACCAAATTATTGAAGCTTCTAATGTTCAATTATTTGTTCTCTAACGGTGATGCACATTTTAAGAATTTCTCATTACTGGAGACTACTTTGGGGGACTATCGGTTAAGTCCGGCCTATGATCTAGTCAACAGCCGTATCCACATTAAGGATAGTGATTTTGCTTTACATGACGGGTTATTGCCCAAAAATATTGCCCAGGGAAAAATACAGCATCAATTTGCCCTTCTCTCCGAAAAGGCGGGTATTCCGAAAAAGGCATTCGACAAAATGGTAGAAGTCATGATATCGAAGAAAGATTTGGTGGAAGAATTGACATTTGCTTCGTTTTTAGATGATACTACCAAGCGAAACTATTGGCAATCTTATCAGGGCAGATTAAAACAGCTTCTAAAAGCATGATGCTTGTTGTTTTGAACGATTTCATATTTAGCGTTTATTGCCTGGAGCAGTTGGTGCATGGTCTTTTCTGCGACGGATGCAATAGTTGCTAAGATACAGAATTGGCTAAATAGGCAATAAATCATGACAGATTAATTAAATATTAAGCAACTTGACTCTTGGGAATAGCCTTTCTATATTTGGAAACCGCAACACAGATAGACCAGTTCGTCTAGGGGTTAGTACGTTAGATTTTCATTCTAGAAACAGGGATTCGATTATTCACTAATTAATAGTGTTCACGTTTCGTGAATACTATGGGGTAACTCCGTACCATAGTGGAAATTGACTTAGCCTTGTCGGATCGTTCTTCGATCGTTTTAGTGTCGCATTTCGCTGACGAGTGAAGAACAATCGAAGTGTGACTGAACAATGACTGGCTCTATGGCAAACAAACTGCGGGAAAAAGTAGTTATTGGATAGAAGTGAGGCGCTAGTGTGCCAAATAACTATGAATTGGCTCACCAAAGGTAAGCTAGGTAGCCGTCGATTTTATGGTTAGTGTGCAACGGGAACGTGTCTTCGCGCTATGGCGGAGAG
It includes:
- a CDS encoding HipA domain-containing protein translates to MNLPLITHCPGTLSPDYSTYSRKCLTKVFDGKKVDHVLPFGSPASADPNLEEEFDQNRQVMSISGVQEKFSLLLDKNKLRLIQEGEQGSYILKPIPNAGTRKDQMPANEHLTMQMARQVYGIDTADNALIFFNDGQPAYLTKRFDLNKDGSKLAQDDFASLAGRTPQTHGSDYKYQGNYLQIFELMQRFVPAYAIEATKLLKLLMFNYLFSNGDAHFKNFSLLETTLGDYRLSPAYDLVNSRIHIKDSDFALHDGLLPKNIAQGKIQHQFALLSEKAGIPKKAFDKMVEVMISKKDLVEELTFASFLDDTTKRNYWQSYQGRLKQLLKA